The following are encoded together in the Armatimonadota bacterium genome:
- a CDS encoding small basic family protein: protein MWLPLVGLIAGVLLGLLVGIEIPLGFVKYTAIAVLAALDTILGGVRAQLEKRFDLMVFTSGFLVNTSFAALLTAIGDLLGVDIYLGAVIVFSMRIFDNVSYVRRDLLRPYTREGGAAAQTAVDG, encoded by the coding sequence ATGTGGCTACCTCTCGTCGGCCTGATCGCAGGTGTTCTGCTCGGGCTCCTCGTGGGCATCGAGATTCCGCTGGGCTTCGTCAAGTACACGGCCATCGCCGTGCTCGCGGCCCTGGACACGATCCTCGGTGGGGTGCGGGCACAGCTGGAGAAGCGGTTCGATCTGATGGTGTTCACAAGCGGATTCCTCGTGAACACCTCGTTCGCCGCGCTGCTGACCGCGATCGGGGACCTGCTCGGGGTGGACATCTACCTGGGGGCGGTGATCGTGTTCAGCATGCGGATCTTCGACAACGTGAGCTACGTCCGCCGGGACCTGCTGCGCCCGTACACGCGTGAGGGTGGGGCGGCAGCGCAGACTGCGGTGGACGGCTGA
- the gap gene encoding type I glyceraldehyde-3-phosphate dehydrogenase — MAVRVGINGFGRIGRQALKAMRERARGVVQVVAVNDLVDAEMNAHLFKYDTNYGMYPGSVEVRDGAIVIDGDEIRVFAQRDPAAVPWRDVGVELVVESTGLFTDANRARGHIEAGAKRVIISAPAKNEDLTIVLGVNEDRYDPSRHRIVSNASCTTNGLAPVARVLYEEFGIDKGVLTTVHAYTNTQRLLDLAAADPRDARAAPMNIVPSETGAAKAVGLVIPELQGKFTGMAFRVPVSTVSVIDFTAVTRRDVDKATVNETMKRWSEEKLRGILAYTEEPLVSSDLKGNEHSSIFSAMDTLVVGGNLVKVIAWYDNEWGYACRVADLARYMAERGV, encoded by the coding sequence ATGGCGGTGCGTGTGGGCATCAACGGCTTTGGAAGGATCGGACGGCAGGCGCTGAAGGCGATGCGTGAGCGCGCCCGGGGCGTCGTGCAGGTCGTGGCGGTTAACGATCTGGTCGACGCCGAGATGAACGCGCACCTGTTCAAGTACGACACCAACTACGGGATGTATCCGGGCAGCGTGGAGGTGCGCGACGGGGCCATCGTCATCGACGGAGACGAGATCCGGGTGTTCGCCCAGCGCGACCCGGCAGCCGTCCCGTGGCGCGACGTGGGCGTGGAACTCGTCGTGGAGTCGACCGGACTGTTCACCGACGCGAACCGGGCGCGGGGGCACATCGAGGCCGGAGCGAAGAGGGTCATCATCTCCGCGCCGGCCAAGAACGAGGATCTGACGATCGTGCTGGGCGTCAACGAGGACCGGTACGATCCCAGCCGCCACCGCATCGTCTCGAACGCGTCCTGCACGACGAACGGGCTCGCGCCGGTGGCGCGCGTGCTGTACGAGGAGTTCGGGATCGACAAGGGCGTGCTGACGACCGTCCACGCCTACACGAACACGCAGCGGCTTCTGGACCTGGCGGCGGCGGACCCGCGTGATGCGCGCGCCGCCCCGATGAACATCGTCCCGTCGGAGACGGGCGCGGCCAAGGCCGTAGGGCTGGTGATCCCGGAGCTGCAGGGCAAGTTCACGGGGATGGCCTTCCGGGTTCCCGTGTCCACCGTCTCGGTGATCGACTTCACGGCGGTGACCCGGCGGGACGTCGACAAGGCGACGGTGAATGAGACGATGAAGCGCTGGTCCGAGGAGAAGTTGCGAGGGATCCTCGCGTACACCGAGGAGCCGCTGGTGAGCAGCGACCTGAAGGGGAACGAACACTCGTCGATCTTCAGCGCGATGGACACGCTGGTCGTGGGCGGCAACCTGGTCAAGGTGATCGCGTGGTACGACAACGAGTGGGGGTACGCATGTCGGGTGGCGGACCTGGCACGATACATGGCGGAGAGAGGGGTGTAG
- a CDS encoding phosphoglycerate kinase yields MTKKTVRDVDVRGRRVLVRVDFNVPLDDRGTITDDRRIREALPTIRHLLDAGAAVILMSHLGRPKGKVVESLRLRPVGRRLAELLGRSVATLGDCVGEEVEGAVARMEPGDVVLLENLRFHPEEEANDPKFAARLARLGDLYVNDAFGTAHRAHASTVGVARYLPAVAGLLMDKEIRFLSRVLESPDRPLVAVLGGKKVSDKIGVVRNLLTLADSVLIGGGMAYTFLRAQGHRVGASLLEEDRVALAAELLEQAQRSGVELLLPSDVVVADRLAPEARTQVVSADAIPDGWIGLDIGPQTARRFAQIVRGAGLVVWNGPMGVFEMQPFAAGTRAIAEAVAECGGTVIVGGGDSAAALEQFGLADRVDHISTGGGASLEFLEGRQLPGIAVLQDDDAPPDDGE; encoded by the coding sequence ATGACGAAGAAGACCGTCCGGGACGTAGACGTCCGCGGCAGGCGGGTCCTGGTGCGGGTGGATTTCAACGTTCCGCTGGACGACAGAGGAACGATCACCGACGACCGCCGGATCCGCGAAGCGCTGCCGACGATTCGCCACCTGCTCGATGCAGGCGCTGCGGTCATCCTCATGTCGCACCTGGGGCGTCCGAAGGGCAAGGTGGTCGAGTCGTTGCGGCTGCGCCCGGTGGGCCGTCGCCTCGCCGAGCTGCTGGGGCGGTCCGTGGCGACGCTGGGCGACTGCGTCGGCGAGGAGGTCGAGGGTGCCGTCGCCCGCATGGAGCCCGGGGACGTCGTGCTGCTGGAGAACCTCCGGTTCCATCCCGAAGAGGAGGCGAACGACCCAAAGTTCGCTGCACGCCTCGCACGGTTGGGCGACCTGTACGTCAACGATGCGTTCGGGACCGCCCACCGGGCCCACGCGTCGACGGTCGGGGTCGCGCGGTACCTCCCCGCGGTCGCCGGGCTGCTGATGGACAAGGAGATTCGTTTCCTCAGCCGCGTACTCGAAAGCCCCGACCGTCCGCTCGTGGCCGTCCTGGGGGGCAAGAAGGTGTCTGACAAGATCGGGGTCGTGCGTAACCTCCTGACGCTGGCCGATAGCGTCCTGATCGGAGGTGGGATGGCCTACACGTTCTTGCGGGCGCAGGGGCACAGGGTGGGCGCCTCGCTCCTGGAGGAAGACAGAGTCGCGCTGGCGGCGGAGTTGCTGGAGCAAGCGCAACGCTCGGGCGTCGAGCTGCTGCTGCCCTCCGACGTCGTGGTGGCCGACCGGTTGGCCCCCGAGGCGCGGACCCAGGTCGTCTCCGCCGACGCCATCCCGGACGGGTGGATCGGCCTGGACATCGGCCCGCAGACCGCGCGCCGCTTCGCGCAGATCGTTCGGGGCGCCGGCCTGGTCGTCTGGAATGGACCCATGGGTGTCTTCGAAATGCAGCCGTTCGCAGCCGGCACGCGCGCGATCGCCGAGGCGGTGGCGGAGTGCGGGGGAACCGTGATCGTCGGCGGGGGGGACTCCGCGGCGGCACTCGAGCAGTTCGGCCTCGCCGATCGGGTGGACCACATCAGCACCGGTGGCGGGGCCTCCCTGGAGTTTCTCGAGGGCAGGCAGCTGCCCGGGATCGCCGTCCTGCAAGACGACGACGCCCCACCGGACGACGGGGAGTAG
- the tpiA gene encoding triose-phosphate isomerase, whose product MRARLPLIAANWKMHKTAGEAHAFCDVALPRLLALTDDVEVALCPPFTALHAVAERVRATPVRLGAQDLHWERAGAFTGEVSGPMLVAAGCTYVIVGHSERRELFAETDDRVRRKVRAAFDAGLVPILCVGETLRERQDRLTEERIAAQLAEGTASITSEEAARLVIAYEPVWAIGTGRAATPEDARRVIGWIRDVMRQRFGPSADRMRIQYGGSVNPDNAAGFLQHPEIDGSLVGGASLDPEAFVRIVEAALPARV is encoded by the coding sequence ATGCGGGCGCGCCTACCCCTCATCGCCGCGAACTGGAAGATGCACAAGACTGCCGGCGAGGCGCACGCCTTCTGCGATGTCGCGCTCCCGCGGTTGCTCGCGCTGACCGACGACGTGGAGGTGGCGCTGTGCCCCCCGTTCACGGCCCTGCACGCGGTCGCAGAGCGCGTTCGGGCGACACCGGTCCGCCTGGGGGCGCAGGACCTCCACTGGGAGCGGGCGGGTGCGTTCACAGGGGAGGTGTCCGGTCCGATGCTCGTCGCCGCCGGCTGCACGTACGTGATCGTGGGGCACTCGGAGCGGCGCGAGCTGTTCGCAGAGACCGACGATCGGGTGCGGCGGAAGGTGAGGGCGGCCTTCGACGCGGGGCTGGTGCCCATCCTGTGCGTCGGCGAGACGCTTCGGGAGCGCCAGGACCGCCTCACCGAGGAGCGGATCGCCGCACAGCTGGCCGAGGGAACCGCGTCCATCACGTCCGAGGAGGCCGCACGGTTGGTCATCGCCTACGAGCCGGTCTGGGCGATCGGCACCGGCCGTGCCGCCACCCCCGAAGACGCGCGCCGCGTCATCGGATGGATCCGGGACGTGATGCGCCAGCGCTTCGGCCCGTCGGCGGACCGGATGCGCATCCAGTACGGGGGCAGCGTCAATCCGGACAACGCCGCCGGCTTCCTGCAGCACCCGGAGATCGACGGGTCGCTGGTCGGCGGCGCGAGCCTGGACCCGGAGGCGTTCGTCCGGATCGTCGAGGCGGCGTTGCCCGCGAGGGTGTAG
- the secG gene encoding preprotein translocase subunit SecG codes for MDRALLIVHFVLAATLIGLVILQGPKGEGLGAIGGSARLFHGPRPRETFFTRTTAIFSVLFALSAMYLAFVPR; via the coding sequence TTGGACAGGGCGCTTCTGATCGTGCACTTCGTGCTGGCGGCCACGCTGATCGGGCTGGTCATCCTCCAGGGACCCAAGGGCGAAGGCCTGGGAGCCATCGGCGGCAGCGCGCGGCTGTTCCACGGCCCTCGGCCCCGCGAGACGTTTTTCACGCGCACGACGGCCATCTTCTCGGTGCTCTTCGCGCTCAGCGCCATGTACCTGGCCTTCGTTCCCCGCTGA
- a CDS encoding ABC transporter permease: MSELLLRSLEASAIFLLAALGETTNQRSGVLNVGLEGVMLFGGTLGFIVAQTAGDHGLGLAAGVAVGALLGLVHAFVSVTLRGDQVVSGMGLWILSFGLTTYIGNPYTGPLGMERISTIGGLSPFPYLAVALVCVAWFVLFRTGLGLAIRSVGENPAAAAASGINVALTRYGCTLVGGALGGLAGAAYTLSYNPVWNYNFLGGWGFVSLALVFFAMWNPWILLVGSVLFGTMWQLSLSPELVLPGVFSRYVWRAVPFVTTILILTIISTPWFRTRWGLAKPEALGLPYPSD; this comes from the coding sequence ATGTCGGAACTGCTTCTGCGCAGCCTGGAAGCGTCGGCGATCTTCCTGCTGGCGGCCCTGGGCGAGACGACCAACCAGCGATCCGGTGTGCTGAACGTCGGCCTGGAGGGCGTGATGCTGTTCGGCGGCACGCTGGGGTTCATCGTCGCCCAGACTGCGGGCGACCACGGGCTCGGACTGGCCGCCGGGGTCGCGGTCGGAGCGCTGCTGGGGCTGGTGCATGCCTTCGTCTCCGTAACGTTGCGCGGCGACCAGGTCGTGAGCGGGATGGGCCTTTGGATTTTGAGCTTCGGCCTCACCACGTACATCGGCAACCCCTACACCGGACCGTTGGGCATGGAGCGCATCTCCACGATCGGGGGGCTTTCGCCGTTCCCGTACCTGGCGGTGGCGCTGGTCTGCGTCGCCTGGTTCGTACTGTTCCGAACGGGTCTTGGGCTCGCCATCCGATCCGTGGGGGAAAACCCCGCCGCCGCGGCCGCTTCGGGGATCAACGTCGCGCTCACCCGCTACGGGTGCACGCTCGTCGGGGGCGCCCTGGGTGGACTGGCGGGAGCCGCCTACACGCTGTCGTACAACCCGGTGTGGAACTACAACTTCCTCGGCGGATGGGGGTTCGTGAGCCTCGCCCTGGTGTTCTTTGCGATGTGGAACCCGTGGATCCTGCTCGTGGGGTCAGTTCTGTTCGGCACGATGTGGCAGCTGTCGCTGAGTCCCGAACTCGTCCTGCCCGGCGTCTTCTCCCGCTACGTCTGGCGCGCGGTCCCCTTCGTGACGACGATTTTGATCCTGACGATCATCTCCACACCGTGGTTTCGCACGCGGTGGGGCTTGGCGAAGCCCGAAGCCCTAGGCCTGCCATACCCGTCGGACTAG
- a CDS encoding ABC transporter permease yields the protein MEGTARGITRALVGPAAAILLALALSALLFLPAEGGVLAAYRMIFSYAFANLHGFVATLHRAIYLVLCTFAFLIPLRGGLWNIGLPGQVFAGSLGAFAVPFALGVHDPASTFTPGTGYVVLMVVAAAAAGAALAALTGVLRARLQVNEILVTMMLNSILFWLVSDFIKEGGPFMSATAEGESFALPETLRAPLMAGVPITALVALAGAAVLDWLFARTAAGYRVRAFGHSPPAARYGGISPLRVSVWVFATGGAFAGLAGYHYFAAVPGLYKIPTNYGYYGDLAFYGIICALIARGSALGAVPVAVLFAGLSLGGRFAQGALHLPFGVDYAMLGLLMVTFVASHFLDRLRLRPRAQAAPALAESTAEHA from the coding sequence GTGGAAGGGACAGCACGCGGCATCACGCGGGCTCTGGTGGGCCCCGCGGCTGCCATCCTGCTGGCACTGGCGCTGTCGGCTCTTTTGTTTTTGCCGGCTGAAGGCGGCGTCCTCGCCGCGTACCGCATGATCTTCTCGTATGCGTTCGCCAACTTGCATGGATTCGTGGCCACCCTTCACCGGGCGATCTACCTCGTCCTGTGCACGTTCGCCTTCTTGATCCCGCTGCGCGGCGGGCTGTGGAACATCGGTCTGCCCGGGCAGGTCTTCGCCGGCAGTTTGGGGGCCTTCGCGGTGCCGTTCGCGCTGGGAGTCCATGACCCGGCGTCCACCTTCACACCCGGCACCGGATACGTCGTCCTGATGGTTGTCGCGGCGGCCGCCGCCGGAGCCGCACTGGCCGCCCTCACCGGCGTGCTGCGTGCCCGCCTCCAGGTGAACGAGATCCTCGTGACGATGATGCTGAACTCGATCCTTTTCTGGCTGGTTTCCGATTTCATCAAGGAGGGCGGCCCCTTCATGAGCGCCACGGCGGAGGGCGAGAGCTTCGCTTTGCCCGAGACGCTGCGCGCACCCCTGATGGCCGGTGTGCCGATCACCGCGCTGGTCGCGCTGGCCGGCGCGGCCGTGCTGGACTGGCTGTTCGCCCGGACAGCCGCCGGTTACAGGGTCCGGGCCTTCGGCCACAGCCCTCCCGCCGCCCGGTACGGGGGGATCAGCCCGCTGCGCGTCTCCGTCTGGGTGTTCGCGACCGGAGGCGCCTTCGCCGGGCTCGCCGGCTACCACTACTTCGCGGCCGTGCCCGGTCTGTACAAGATCCCCACCAACTACGGTTACTACGGCGACCTGGCTTTCTACGGCATCATCTGCGCGTTGATCGCCCGCGGCAGCGCGCTGGGCGCGGTCCCGGTCGCGGTGCTGTTCGCCGGGCTGTCGCTGGGCGGCCGCTTCGCCCAGGGCGCGCTGCACCTGCCGTTCGGCGTCGACTACGCGATGCTGGGGCTGCTCATGGTGACGTTCGTGGCGTCTCACTTCCTCGACCGGCTCCGGCTGCGCCCGCGGGCGCAGGCCGCCCCGGCGCTTGCGGAGTCGACCGCCGAGCACGCGTGA
- a CDS encoding ABC transporter ATP-binding protein, giving the protein MKRFPGVLALDRVDLEVRAGEVHAVLGQNGAGKTTLMNVLFGLVEPDGGEIYLRGRRVHFRSAHDALDAGIGMVHQTRRLVTAHNVLENIVLGHPRARGLLDLRSVRREVEALCARYRLRVDLDAKIWQLSEGEKQWVEILKALYRQAAILILDEPTATLTPPEVETLLAALDVLVREHGVTVLLVTHKLPIVMRAADSITVLRAGRVVARLRTADATEHDLVVHMIGHDVPARDAHPQAPGDRVLLSVEDLSAYGDRGTLAIRGMSFDLREGEILGVAGVTGNGQDELAQVLAGLRPVASGKVVFAGRDITGLGPLDRWRIGMGYVPAERSTVGSVGAFSLVENTALNYHFDGRVCRRGLLDPTVLEQLTARIMSTFDIRAPHTKVRAQHLSGGNLQKLILGRVLSREPRCIVAHLPTQGLDVEAAAFVRAKLLEARARGAAVLLISEDLDEILSVADRVAPMYEGRFVAVLPRDQVTPQTVGAMMAGLQPAEAV; this is encoded by the coding sequence GTGAAGCGCTTTCCCGGCGTGCTCGCCCTCGACCGCGTCGATCTGGAGGTCCGTGCCGGTGAGGTGCACGCCGTCCTCGGACAGAACGGAGCGGGCAAGACGACGTTGATGAACGTCCTGTTCGGTCTGGTGGAGCCGGACGGAGGCGAGATCTACCTGCGAGGCAGGAGGGTGCACTTCCGGTCGGCCCACGATGCGCTGGACGCCGGGATCGGCATGGTGCACCAGACCCGCCGCCTCGTCACCGCCCACAACGTGCTGGAGAACATCGTGCTCGGGCATCCCCGCGCGCGGGGGCTGCTGGACCTGCGATCCGTGCGGCGGGAGGTGGAAGCGCTGTGCGCGCGCTACCGACTCCGCGTCGATCTGGACGCCAAGATCTGGCAGCTCTCCGAGGGAGAAAAGCAGTGGGTGGAGATCCTCAAGGCGCTGTACCGCCAGGCAGCGATTCTGATCCTCGATGAACCGACGGCTACGCTCACGCCCCCCGAGGTGGAGACGTTGCTTGCCGCACTCGATGTCTTGGTGCGTGAGCACGGTGTGACGGTCCTGCTCGTGACCCACAAGCTGCCGATCGTCATGCGCGCCGCCGACTCCATCACCGTCCTGCGGGCGGGCAGGGTGGTCGCACGCCTGCGCACCGCGGATGCGACCGAACACGACCTGGTCGTCCACATGATCGGACATGACGTGCCGGCGCGGGATGCGCATCCGCAGGCCCCCGGGGACCGCGTGCTCCTGTCAGTGGAGGATCTCTCCGCGTACGGCGACCGAGGGACGCTCGCGATCCGCGGGATGTCCTTCGACCTGCGCGAGGGCGAGATCCTCGGCGTCGCCGGTGTGACCGGCAACGGACAGGATGAACTGGCCCAGGTCCTCGCCGGACTGCGGCCCGTTGCCTCGGGGAAGGTGGTCTTCGCCGGTCGCGACATCACGGGTCTTGGGCCCTTGGACCGCTGGCGGATCGGCATGGGTTACGTCCCGGCCGAGCGGTCGACCGTGGGCTCCGTCGGAGCCTTCTCGCTGGTGGAGAACACCGCGCTCAACTATCACTTTGACGGCAGGGTCTGCCGCCGCGGCCTGCTCGACCCGACGGTGCTGGAACAACTGACGGCGCGGATCATGTCGACGTTCGACATCCGTGCGCCGCACACGAAAGTCCGCGCGCAGCACCTGTCCGGCGGGAACCTCCAGAAACTGATCCTCGGCCGCGTGCTGTCGCGCGAGCCGCGGTGCATCGTAGCGCACCTGCCCACGCAGGGTCTGGATGTGGAGGCCGCCGCATTCGTGCGCGCCAAGCTCCTCGAAGCCCGAGCGCGGGGCGCCGCGGTTCTGCTGATCTCCGAAGACCTCGACGAGATCCTCTCCGTGGCCGACCGTGTTGCGCCCATGTACGAGGGGCGCTTCGTCGCCGTACTCCCGCGGGACCAGGTGACGCCGCAGACCGTCGGTGCGATGATGGCCGGCCTGCAGCCGGCGGAGGCGGTCTAG
- a CDS encoding BMP family ABC transporter substrate-binding protein → MPCPLRSSWFRGAALLVVLGLLVGSAQFTSTLAAPQQQTTLAILHFSVIRGTTWSGAHHRAGQRIAQKYPNVRYVYREEVAPDSTVPFAEALIRQGAGIVVGNAEFMGLPLGEIADRYPNVYFGSVVASDVSRKRNFIRYFPRQYQALYLEGLIAGALTRTGNIGIVSAFPNIQVIRRTAGFFLGVQDAARTLNKRINVYVKYVGDWYKPTEERDVARALVSQQRVDVLTQQTDSGSPLDVAQERRIWFVGKDMDIVGFYGWSDTNTVAVSFDTRWEVIYDRMVRDYLAGNRNPRNLLYLGMRDTMTLADGTVVSAVDIMNNRRVGVDAISPRARPMIPASILRLVTQRRQQMMRGEWDPFQAHALVSNGTGLALRGTPIPPKGTVVKRAGVMPTDEWLLSQFNFDLNGITILR, encoded by the coding sequence ATGCCGTGTCCGCTCCGATCGTCGTGGTTCCGGGGAGCTGCACTCCTGGTGGTGCTCGGCCTCCTGGTCGGATCCGCGCAGTTCACCTCCACGCTCGCCGCCCCGCAGCAGCAGACGACGCTGGCGATCTTGCACTTCAGCGTGATCCGCGGCACCACGTGGTCCGGCGCCCACCACCGCGCCGGGCAGAGGATCGCACAGAAGTACCCCAACGTGCGGTACGTGTACCGTGAGGAGGTGGCTCCCGACTCGACGGTGCCCTTCGCGGAGGCACTCATCCGCCAGGGTGCTGGCATCGTGGTGGGCAACGCTGAGTTCATGGGGCTGCCGCTGGGAGAGATCGCGGACCGGTACCCCAACGTCTACTTCGGCTCGGTGGTGGCCAGCGACGTCAGCCGCAAGCGCAACTTCATCCGCTACTTCCCCCGCCAGTATCAGGCGCTGTACCTCGAGGGCCTGATCGCGGGCGCGCTCACCCGTACCGGCAACATCGGTATCGTATCGGCCTTCCCGAACATCCAGGTCATCCGCCGCACTGCCGGTTTCTTCCTGGGCGTGCAGGACGCCGCCCGCACCCTGAACAAACGCATCAACGTCTACGTGAAGTACGTCGGCGACTGGTACAAGCCGACCGAGGAGCGCGACGTGGCGCGGGCGCTGGTCAGCCAGCAGCGCGTGGACGTGCTCACCCAGCAGACCGACTCCGGATCGCCGCTGGACGTCGCCCAGGAGCGGCGGATCTGGTTCGTCGGCAAGGACATGGACATCGTGGGTTTCTACGGGTGGTCCGACACCAACACGGTCGCGGTCTCGTTCGACACGCGTTGGGAAGTGATCTACGACCGAATGGTCCGGGACTACCTGGCGGGCAACCGCAACCCGCGCAACCTGTTGTATCTGGGCATGCGGGACACGATGACGCTAGCGGACGGGACGGTCGTCTCCGCCGTGGACATCATGAACAACCGGCGGGTCGGCGTCGACGCGATCAGCCCCAGAGCCCGTCCGATGATCCCGGCCTCGATCCTCCGGCTCGTGACGCAGCGGCGCCAGCAGATGATGCGCGGTGAGTGGGACCCGTTCCAGGCACACGCGCTCGTGAGCAACGGCACGGGACTGGCCCTGCGCGGCACCCCGATCCCTCCCAAGGGCACTGTCGTGAAGAGAGCCGGTGTGATGCCGACCGACGAGTGGCTGCTGTCGCAGTTCAACTTCGATCTGAACGGCATTACCATCTTGAGGTGA